Proteins from a single region of Pseudomonadota bacterium:
- a CDS encoding DUF6094 domain-containing protein, translating to MARLASQIKMGYYKTPPDTLRWLKEKVRINNNAILLDPCCGEGEAIASMALIERDNPPWKYRAGEQLCPMYGIELDNNRERASDARGIKTLCGSIYDSVVRPAECFSLLWLNPPYEYEKGERMEYLFLQKAHNWLRSGGLLIYLVPEHILQNPKVVRFITRRYTDIRVYRFTRDEYPVFKQVALFGVKAEKESEGSAFPTEYPFIEDTEGDYRYTIPSGKEPTVFELKGMTEEEIVLLRDDSIKDITNALQGTEDEISRVLSPIFPLKKGHLVSLLMSGVLNGRLTEDVIFKCFTRRDRTEHEIEEDGKNKKITLDTYVSGIRVVERGRWYDVV from the coding sequence ATGGCAAGGTTAGCGTCCCAAATAAAAATGGGGTACTACAAGACCCCGCCCGATACACTAAGATGGCTCAAAGAGAAGGTACGGATTAACAACAATGCCATACTCCTTGACCCATGTTGCGGAGAGGGTGAGGCAATCGCAAGTATGGCTCTCATTGAGAGAGATAACCCTCCCTGGAAGTACCGGGCAGGAGAACAATTATGTCCTATGTACGGCATTGAGCTTGACAATAACAGGGAGCGGGCATCCGATGCCCGCGGTATCAAAACTCTCTGCGGGAGCATTTACGATTCGGTCGTCAGACCGGCAGAATGCTTTTCGCTTCTCTGGCTCAACCCCCCGTACGAATATGAGAAGGGAGAACGGATGGAATATCTGTTCCTCCAAAAAGCTCACAACTGGCTCAGGTCGGGAGGGCTTCTTATATATCTCGTACCTGAACATATCCTTCAGAACCCGAAGGTGGTGCGCTTTATAACACGAAGGTACACCGACATAAGGGTGTACAGGTTCACGCGGGACGAATATCCCGTTTTCAAGCAGGTCGCACTATTCGGCGTGAAGGCAGAGAAAGAAAGCGAAGGCAGTGCTTTCCCGACGGAATATCCTTTCATAGAGGATACCGAAGGTGATTATCGTTACACAATCCCATCCGGAAAAGAACCGACAGTATTCGAACTCAAAGGGATGACAGAGGAAGAGATCGTCTTGCTCAGAGATGATTCCATAAAAGACATAACAAACGCTCTCCAGGGTACGGAGGATGAAATCAGCAGGGTTCTGTCACCGATCTTTCCTTTGAAGAAAGGTCATCTCGTCTCGCTTTTGATGAGCGGGGTCCTAAACGGGAGGCTGACAGAGGATGTCATCTTTAAATGCTTCACGCGAAGAGACAGGACGGAGCACGAAATAGAAGAAGACGGCAAGAACAAAAAAATAACGCTCGATACCTATGTATCAGGCATCAGGGTCGTTGAGCGCGGAAGATGGTACGACGTTGTGTGA
- a CDS encoding bifunctional DNA primase/polymerase, producing MNSAAIVDDKSGNSTLFYALWYLNQGFSIIPVKGSHYSKGVVIDERLKDTKAPLVKWSEYQQRHPTENEIREWFSKWPMANIAIVTGKISNLLVVDFDSTEAVMWAKNKGYLNTAVVRTARGAHAYYRYPVKGYVKNSVNGDNKIDIRADGGYVVAPPSVHLTGMQYTWESVDAPITPLPDIFVSQEQNKKVIDLKQLYKGVNKGSRNNTLARLCGSWVNDRLDYEECMEMAEVWNQKNDPPLPAKEVERTVKSILYRHSLNDVTVQRMYHEKNLLRFPIFTHSRTRIHKVEEISVVQEFGKESSKWVVIPSKMGLPGPFDEAVFMAVNMVLSGMPKPISNPVEVGGLRDIARMINLNHSSGKVSKMIKESLLRIKSLTIVTEKTFYDAEKRKFITDSFGIFDRIIFSGQKADDEERVYTTKIWLNLVFLKNINAGFASSLNYSTYISLNNGLARGIYRCLSPVLAMSDNLKVNISYTQLAQRLQIREENGPARVRQQLLEAHKELQEKVFSRISITQTSSGKVIVVYFR from the coding sequence ATGAATTCTGCAGCTATAGTCGATGACAAATCCGGGAACAGCACGTTATTCTACGCCTTGTGGTATTTGAATCAAGGATTTTCAATAATCCCCGTAAAAGGGTCTCACTATTCGAAAGGTGTTGTCATAGATGAACGACTGAAAGATACAAAGGCTCCGCTCGTCAAATGGAGCGAATATCAGCAAAGACACCCGACCGAAAATGAGATAAGAGAATGGTTTTCAAAATGGCCGATGGCGAATATTGCAATCGTCACGGGAAAAATATCAAACCTGCTTGTCGTTGACTTCGATTCAACAGAGGCGGTCATGTGGGCGAAAAACAAAGGATATCTCAATACTGCTGTTGTCAGGACCGCCCGGGGCGCTCACGCCTACTATCGTTATCCAGTGAAGGGTTACGTCAAGAACTCCGTTAATGGTGACAATAAAATAGACATCAGAGCGGACGGAGGCTATGTCGTCGCCCCGCCGAGTGTGCATCTGACAGGGATGCAGTATACATGGGAGTCCGTTGATGCGCCCATAACTCCATTGCCTGATATATTCGTATCACAAGAGCAAAATAAAAAAGTTATCGATTTGAAACAGCTCTACAAGGGAGTCAACAAGGGAAGCAGGAACAATACGCTTGCCCGGTTATGCGGAAGTTGGGTCAATGATAGGCTGGACTACGAGGAATGTATGGAAATGGCAGAGGTATGGAATCAGAAGAACGATCCGCCTCTGCCCGCTAAAGAGGTGGAACGAACTGTAAAAAGCATACTTTACCGGCACAGCCTTAACGATGTGACGGTACAGAGGATGTACCACGAAAAAAACCTGTTGCGGTTTCCCATTTTTACTCACAGCAGAACGAGAATACACAAGGTGGAGGAAATATCTGTCGTGCAGGAGTTCGGCAAGGAGTCTAGTAAATGGGTAGTAATCCCCTCGAAGATGGGATTGCCCGGACCTTTTGACGAGGCTGTGTTTATGGCTGTCAATATGGTGCTGTCCGGAATGCCGAAGCCAATTTCGAATCCGGTTGAGGTAGGCGGATTGAGAGATATAGCGCGAATGATCAATTTAAACCACAGTTCGGGTAAGGTATCCAAGATGATAAAAGAATCACTGCTGAGAATAAAGTCCCTGACAATTGTCACAGAGAAAACTTTCTACGATGCGGAAAAAAGAAAGTTTATCACAGATTCGTTTGGTATTTTTGACAGGATCATTTTTTCAGGGCAAAAAGCTGATGACGAAGAGAGGGTATATACCACAAAAATATGGCTAAACCTGGTATTCCTGAAGAATATAAACGCTGGTTTTGCCAGTAGTTTAAACTACAGTACGTACATCTCTCTTAATAACGGTCTTGCGAGAGGGATATACAGATGCCTGTCGCCGGTGCTTGCTATGTCAGATAATCTCAAGGTAAATATATCATATACGCAACTTGCTCAGCGTTTACAGATAAGAGAAGAAAACGGTCCGGCAAGAGTCAGACAACAGCTCTTGGAAGCTCATAAGGAACTCCAGGAGAAGGTCTTCTCAAGGATTAGCATTACTCAAACATCGTCAGGCAAGGTAATAGTAGTGTACTTCAGATAA
- the ssb gene encoding single-stranded DNA-binding protein has product MASVNRVTLIGRVGKDPELRYTADGTAVATFSLATSESWKDKSGTKHERTEWHDIHVWRKLAEIVGEYVRKGRMIYVEGKIESRGYDGKDGSKRRQFSIVANNVIMLPSGDKKTSETGSSDKKTGFKKEVNKAANISADEFFPEFDDDIEM; this is encoded by the coding sequence ATGGCATCAGTAAATCGTGTAACTTTAATAGGCCGCGTCGGAAAGGATCCTGAATTAAGGTACACAGCCGACGGCACAGCCGTCGCAACGTTCAGCTTGGCAACGTCGGAGTCATGGAAAGACAAAAGCGGAACGAAGCACGAACGAACAGAATGGCATGACATTCATGTATGGCGTAAGCTCGCCGAGATAGTTGGCGAATATGTCAGGAAAGGGCGCATGATCTACGTTGAAGGCAAGATAGAATCTCGCGGATACGACGGGAAGGACGGTTCTAAAAGGAGACAGTTTTCAATCGTTGCAAACAATGTGATCATGCTTCCCTCGGGAGATAAAAAGACTTCTGAAACAGGAAGTAGTGATAAAAAAACAGGTTTCAAAAAAGAAGTAAACAAGGCTGCAAACATAAGCGCCGACGAATTTTTCCCGGAATTCGATGATGATATTGAAATGTAA
- a CDS encoding TraV family lipoprotein, which produces MRKIKAFFAASAVLFALIATGCSSAQFSCPAPESGIKCKSVTDIYQRAIDGEIGLKRTKHAKDEKDAGSGTDSPAVSITKKLEQDRQIPLRIPSKIVRIWIAPWEDDEGDLNQGGYVFSEISDPRNRWIIGEKSPANKQMMKFFSGQVPTKTFGASLVKEGASTPGNKKSAAIKDKKDKTVQKKSATGKQPPFTVRSLAAGQPSADRQSVVESDREDTSVEAEKTSPEPAAGCQNDACKIQEEVIPE; this is translated from the coding sequence GTGAGAAAAATCAAAGCATTCTTCGCCGCATCGGCAGTATTGTTTGCCCTTATTGCAACCGGTTGTTCATCGGCGCAGTTTTCGTGCCCTGCACCTGAGTCGGGCATTAAATGTAAATCTGTTACGGATATTTACCAGCGGGCTATCGATGGGGAAATAGGATTAAAGAGGACAAAGCATGCAAAGGACGAAAAGGATGCGGGTTCCGGCACAGATTCCCCGGCGGTAAGTATTACAAAGAAACTTGAACAGGACAGGCAGATACCTCTCCGTATCCCCTCGAAGATTGTGAGAATCTGGATAGCGCCCTGGGAGGATGACGAAGGTGATCTCAATCAGGGGGGCTACGTGTTCTCAGAGATATCGGATCCGAGAAACAGGTGGATTATCGGTGAAAAATCACCTGCCAACAAACAGATGATGAAGTTTTTCTCCGGGCAGGTACCCACAAAAACCTTCGGAGCTTCTCTGGTGAAAGAAGGCGCATCAACACCCGGGAATAAGAAATCGGCAGCAATAAAGGACAAAAAGGACAAGACAGTTCAGAAGAAATCAGCAACGGGCAAGCAACCACCGTTTACTGTGCGTTCTCTTGCTGCCGGACAGCCCAGCGCTGACAGGCAGAGCGTTGTAGAGAGTGACAGAGAAGATACCTCCGTAGAAGCTGAGAAAACATCACCGGAACCTGCCGCCGGTTGTCAGAATGATGCCTGCAAAATCCAAGAAGAAGTAATACCGGAATGA
- a CDS encoding type II toxin-antitoxin system HicB family antitoxin — protein sequence MAIKNDHYTYRVTWSENDKEYVGLCTEFPSLSWLAGSPEAALKGIRKLVEDVLIDMEKEGEIIPEPIACKKYSGKFMVRVPPHIHQKLVIQATEEGISLNRLVSSRLS from the coding sequence GTGGCTATAAAAAATGATCATTATACATATAGAGTAACCTGGTCTGAAAATGACAAGGAATATGTAGGCCTGTGCACAGAATTCCCCAGTTTGAGCTGGCTCGCCGGGAGCCCCGAAGCTGCCCTCAAAGGAATACGCAAACTGGTCGAAGATGTTTTAATAGATATGGAGAAAGAAGGAGAAATCATCCCTGAACCAATTGCCTGCAAAAAATATAGCGGCAAGTTCATGGTGCGGGTTCCTCCACATATCCACCAAAAACTCGTTATTCAAGCAACAGAGGAAGGCATCAGTCTGAACCGCCTCGTTAGTTCAAGACTTTCGTAA
- a CDS encoding lytic transglycosylase domain-containing protein, which translates to MMKWFNHKLITGFLVHSVTGDIPGAVVSAAGSVYPDAVEFGYSPSRHRKLSHWWVIYGVALFAVYAILKYRFWGVCDLTLAIKNLSGGTDVFFTVIFYFLIGCMLHIVQDALCGRVPLFNPFKKSFGARLFRVGSFAEYAITAVIIIILVFIPLKGYAFCFEEAGEKYSINPLLLWSIAKVESNFYTHAINRNTNGTFDYGVMQINSSWYKTIGHDRWMELSDPCTNVMTGAWILKQCMDRYGCTWDAVGCYNSGNKVLGRKYAWKVYQVIQASESK; encoded by the coding sequence ATGATGAAATGGTTCAATCACAAACTAATCACAGGGTTTTTGGTTCATTCGGTAACAGGAGACATTCCCGGGGCGGTCGTTTCAGCCGCGGGGAGTGTATATCCCGATGCGGTGGAGTTCGGATATTCACCTTCCAGGCATAGGAAGCTCTCTCACTGGTGGGTCATATATGGCGTAGCCCTGTTTGCGGTGTATGCAATCCTGAAATATCGTTTCTGGGGCGTATGCGATTTAACGTTGGCAATAAAAAACCTGTCCGGTGGAACTGATGTATTTTTCACCGTGATATTCTATTTTCTCATAGGCTGCATGTTGCATATCGTCCAGGATGCGCTATGCGGACGTGTACCGCTTTTTAATCCCTTTAAAAAATCATTTGGCGCAAGATTGTTCAGGGTTGGCTCCTTCGCGGAATATGCAATCACCGCTGTCATCATTATCATTTTAGTCTTTATACCTCTCAAGGGGTATGCGTTCTGCTTCGAAGAGGCAGGAGAGAAATATAGTATAAATCCCTTGCTGCTGTGGTCTATCGCAAAGGTAGAAAGCAACTTTTACACGCATGCAATCAACAGGAACACAAACGGGACATTTGACTACGGTGTCATGCAGATCAACTCAAGCTGGTACAAAACAATCGGACACGACAGGTGGATGGAACTATCGGATCCCTGTACCAATGTGATGACGGGTGCGTGGATACTGAAACAGTGCATGGACAGGTACGGGTGCACGTGGGATGCGGTCGGATGTTACAACTCCGGGAATAAGGTCCTGGGGAGAAAATATGCGTGGAAGGTGTACCAGGTGATACAGGCATCCGAGAGTAAGTAA
- a CDS encoding toxin HicA, translated as MGKIDDIVSQMAASPDNVRFADLCRVCEYYFGKHRQGGSSHRIYKTPWEGDPRINIQNKKGKAKDYQVRQVLLAIKKLEVDRGYKK; from the coding sequence ATGGGCAAAATAGACGATATTGTTTCTCAGATGGCGGCAAGCCCGGATAATGTCCGTTTCGCCGATCTGTGCAGGGTGTGTGAATATTATTTCGGCAAGCACCGACAGGGCGGCAGCAGCCACAGAATTTACAAAACCCCATGGGAAGGTGATCCCAGGATTAACATACAGAATAAAAAAGGAAAAGCAAAAGACTATCAGGTAAGACAGGTATTATTGGCAATAAAAAAACTGGAGGTAGATCGTGGCTATAAAAAATGA
- a CDS encoding DsbC family protein: MINRMNRTAAAVLIAVMVLVSGSISYAADIGVAPGIQKPENDISIPGFTIKSIIYNNELGLYEVAASGNIIFYLTKDKKYAVMGNIFEVDGMKNVTEQRRQEAFKINFKDIPLENAIKMSEGKSKIAVFTTSDCPWCKKLSGELKKLTDVSVYLLITPFFGDKRNDQAVWCARSVDTLEKIYKGEQVTTKGNCNAKPLEANIEFAKKNGITGLPTIVFEDGSSIVGYVPAEKIKDKLAKIAQETVK; the protein is encoded by the coding sequence ATGATAAACCGGATGAATCGAACGGCAGCGGCAGTTCTCATAGCAGTTATGGTGCTTGTGTCGGGTTCCATATCTTATGCAGCGGATATCGGTGTGGCTCCCGGTATACAAAAACCGGAAAACGACATATCAATCCCGGGCTTTACCATTAAAAGCATCATCTACAACAACGAACTGGGACTGTACGAAGTGGCAGCGTCAGGTAACATCATCTTCTATCTCACAAAAGACAAGAAATATGCGGTCATGGGCAACATCTTCGAGGTAGACGGGATGAAAAACGTTACCGAACAGAGAAGACAGGAAGCGTTCAAGATCAATTTCAAAGACATTCCCTTAGAAAATGCCATAAAGATGTCGGAAGGCAAATCGAAGATAGCGGTTTTCACCACGTCAGATTGCCCCTGGTGCAAGAAACTGTCAGGGGAACTCAAAAAACTGACCGATGTATCGGTGTACCTCCTGATTACTCCGTTTTTCGGTGATAAACGGAACGATCAGGCCGTATGGTGCGCTCGAAGCGTTGACACGCTCGAAAAGATATATAAAGGAGAACAGGTCACAACCAAAGGGAACTGCAACGCAAAACCCCTCGAAGCAAACATAGAATTCGCGAAAAAGAATGGTATCACCGGACTGCCAACGATAGTGTTCGAGGACGGCTCCAGTATCGTAGGTTACGTACCGGCTGAGAAGATAAAAGATAAGCTGGCAAAGATTGCACAGGAGACGGTAAAGTGA
- a CDS encoding DEAD/DEAH box helicase encodes MNLKDFVEKYHNKLVERLEQDLRPVYQPDRTAAPSPKIVSLLRKPFPVQTEIIKGMAKAMFDLGRRKLFVCGEMGTGKTTIANSIVHMSPKPLRVLVVSPPHLVEKWKREIALTVPWATIVDLAVKEAITKLQRLRHALPPEAFEFWVISKERAKLSYRWRPAYLLKKNHEWPFCPSCGKMAVDKEGEPLEIRQLEKKQCKCHNCDSPLWQADRSLKRYAPAEYIKRYLKGKFDMVILDEIHEYKAGDSLQGHAMGMLVSCSKYFLGLTGTLNGGYADDLFYLLYRLSPGHLKTFGYQGVENWQRNYGVLEEVETLDDESHTFGRQNKRNKIIRKRPGVSPEVVGKYFLDKSCFIRLADVVESLPPYDEYVVTMPMSHQQLEYGILETDMAAAVRRNGRRAMAGMLQSLLCYPDSCVVYPEEVPIRDRYGEVCEVVTAPMVEIGSDLLPKEKELLRIITEERKKKRKVLVYLVFTGKRDIRKRLIKIIEKKGYRAGILPESIEPKKREKWINDNACDYDVLITNPELVKVGLDLVQFPTIVFFEVGYNIFTLRQAARRSWRIGQKEPVNVYYLCYSGTMQEAALCLTAKKTEVAFMIEGDMPEGLAQYNIGGGSIIEELTNALVEGKPFTGAEAVWSQMRKREIEASLEIGNKETSFTELTTGKKGETTAEKKRETTTVNDDVVINVSVMQKGKRKMSRLSVRYGDLEKELKGKMVQFELF; translated from the coding sequence ATGAACCTGAAGGATTTCGTGGAGAAATACCACAATAAGCTCGTTGAAAGGCTGGAACAGGATTTAAGGCCTGTATACCAGCCGGACCGCACCGCTGCACCATCGCCAAAAATTGTTTCTCTCCTCAGAAAACCATTCCCGGTACAGACAGAAATCATAAAAGGCATGGCCAAGGCTATGTTCGACCTTGGCAGGAGAAAGCTGTTTGTCTGCGGGGAGATGGGAACCGGCAAAACAACGATTGCGAATTCTATCGTGCATATGTCGCCAAAACCCCTTCGTGTTCTCGTTGTATCGCCACCGCATCTTGTTGAGAAATGGAAAAGAGAAATAGCATTAACAGTCCCATGGGCGACGATAGTTGACCTTGCGGTAAAAGAAGCGATCACAAAACTGCAACGGCTGCGGCACGCATTACCCCCGGAAGCTTTTGAGTTCTGGGTGATCTCGAAAGAGAGAGCCAAGCTGTCTTATCGCTGGAGACCTGCGTACCTCTTAAAAAAGAATCATGAATGGCCTTTTTGCCCATCGTGTGGAAAAATGGCGGTGGACAAGGAAGGCGAACCGTTGGAGATTCGTCAACTTGAGAAAAAACAATGCAAGTGCCACAATTGCGATTCACCGCTCTGGCAAGCCGACAGAAGCCTTAAAAGATATGCACCCGCTGAATATATCAAGCGATATCTAAAGGGAAAATTTGATATGGTGATCCTGGACGAGATCCACGAGTACAAGGCGGGAGACTCATTGCAGGGACACGCGATGGGGATGCTTGTATCCTGCTCGAAATACTTTCTGGGATTAACCGGAACATTAAACGGCGGGTATGCAGACGACTTATTCTATCTGCTGTATCGTCTCAGTCCGGGACACCTTAAAACCTTCGGCTACCAGGGAGTTGAGAACTGGCAAAGAAATTACGGTGTTCTCGAAGAAGTGGAAACGCTTGATGACGAGTCACACACATTCGGTCGCCAAAATAAAAGAAACAAAATCATAAGAAAGAGACCAGGTGTTTCGCCTGAGGTTGTCGGGAAGTATTTTCTCGATAAATCCTGCTTTATCAGGCTCGCTGACGTTGTCGAAAGTCTACCTCCATACGACGAGTATGTTGTGACGATGCCGATGAGTCATCAGCAGTTGGAATATGGGATATTGGAAACTGATATGGCTGCAGCAGTGCGACGCAACGGGCGAAGGGCAATGGCAGGGATGCTCCAATCATTGTTATGTTATCCTGATTCCTGCGTGGTTTATCCCGAAGAGGTTCCCATAAGAGACCGCTACGGCGAGGTATGCGAGGTCGTTACTGCGCCCATGGTTGAGATCGGAAGCGACCTTCTGCCGAAAGAGAAGGAACTTCTGAGGATTATCACTGAGGAGAGAAAAAAGAAAAGAAAAGTGCTGGTGTATCTCGTATTCACCGGCAAACGTGATATCAGGAAGAGGCTCATAAAAATCATTGAGAAAAAGGGATACCGTGCAGGCATCCTTCCTGAATCCATCGAACCCAAAAAGAGGGAGAAGTGGATCAACGATAACGCATGCGATTACGATGTGCTGATTACAAACCCTGAACTGGTGAAAGTTGGTTTAGACCTCGTGCAGTTCCCTACCATCGTTTTTTTCGAGGTCGGGTATAACATCTTTACACTACGGCAAGCTGCACGAAGGTCGTGGCGCATCGGACAGAAAGAGCCTGTGAATGTCTATTACCTCTGTTACTCCGGTACAATGCAGGAAGCCGCTCTTTGTTTGACGGCTAAAAAAACGGAGGTTGCCTTTATGATTGAGGGCGACATGCCGGAAGGGTTAGCGCAATACAACATTGGCGGTGGCTCCATAATAGAGGAACTGACAAACGCCCTTGTTGAAGGAAAACCGTTCACAGGCGCCGAAGCGGTGTGGAGTCAGATGAGGAAAAGAGAAATCGAGGCTTCGCTTGAGATAGGCAACAAGGAGACCAGTTTTACGGAACTTACCACAGGAAAGAAGGGTGAAACAACTGCAGAAAAGAAGCGTGAAACAACTACTGTCAACGATGATGTTGTTATCAACGTGTCGGTGATGCAGAAAGGCAAGAGAAAAATGTCGAGGTTGTCTGTCAGATATGGCGACCTTGAAAAAGAACTAAAGGGCAAAATGGTTCAGTTCGAACTGTTCTGA
- a CDS encoding TraB/VirB10 family protein, with the protein MEMLKNLTIKQKQRIKILVILGAVLLVIIVGVSFTGKRNAAVKESAKKDRKYSVLSEKVEKDLWIAAEGQNIKALEKSNEELRAEMTKLRQQMDQTKKTEKSETHAVKKEKAQTPGVPPVPPPSTKKTDKQDMHVPGKSPGKGGSEKQLDKSGGSSGSIRTWENKENSESKQDKKTKRDDSVWIPTGSITKAVILSGMDVPTSLAAKSEPYPTLMMLSDLSLLPNRFRMDLKECFIIGAGYGNMVEERAYIRTETLSCIKNDGTPWEVSLKGQVMGEDGKLGMRGKVITKQGRQIAMSIITGILSGLGTALQPQTAMSYVNVTKQDGKMTTLMPDLGDVALGAGLSGTGSALARVSDYYLKLAEQIYPVIEIDPGREVEIVIIKGGKLTPQENKGKHQETADASQAKKVKTSNVK; encoded by the coding sequence ATGGAAATGTTAAAAAATTTAACCATCAAGCAGAAACAGAGGATTAAGATACTGGTTATCTTAGGGGCGGTGCTGCTCGTTATTATCGTGGGTGTGTCATTCACAGGCAAAAGAAACGCGGCGGTAAAAGAGTCGGCAAAAAAAGACAGGAAATACTCCGTGCTGTCGGAGAAGGTGGAAAAGGACCTCTGGATAGCCGCGGAAGGACAAAACATCAAAGCCCTTGAAAAATCGAATGAGGAATTAAGGGCGGAGATGACTAAACTGCGGCAGCAAATGGATCAGACAAAAAAAACAGAAAAATCAGAAACACATGCGGTAAAAAAGGAAAAGGCTCAAACCCCGGGCGTTCCGCCGGTACCTCCGCCTTCAACGAAAAAAACGGACAAACAGGATATGCATGTTCCAGGTAAGTCTCCCGGTAAGGGCGGCAGCGAAAAGCAGCTTGATAAATCAGGTGGCTCAAGTGGCTCAATCCGTACATGGGAGAACAAGGAAAACAGCGAATCAAAACAGGATAAAAAAACAAAACGGGATGATTCCGTGTGGATACCGACGGGAAGCATCACGAAAGCCGTCATTCTTTCGGGAATGGACGTTCCTACTTCGCTTGCCGCGAAGTCAGAACCGTACCCCACTCTCATGATGCTGTCTGATCTTTCGTTGTTGCCGAACCGTTTCAGGATGGATTTAAAGGAATGTTTCATTATCGGGGCCGGTTACGGAAACATGGTCGAGGAAAGGGCGTACATAAGGACTGAGACCCTTTCCTGTATTAAGAATGACGGTACGCCGTGGGAGGTGTCTCTCAAGGGGCAGGTCATGGGGGAAGACGGCAAACTGGGGATGAGGGGCAAGGTGATAACCAAACAGGGCAGGCAGATTGCCATGTCAATCATCACCGGTATACTCTCGGGTTTGGGGACTGCCTTACAGCCACAAACGGCAATGAGCTACGTAAATGTAACAAAACAGGACGGGAAGATGACGACACTTATGCCCGATCTCGGAGATGTTGCGTTAGGAGCGGGGCTTTCCGGTACAGGAAGCGCCCTCGCCAGGGTATCGGATTATTACCTGAAACTGGCGGAACAAATATATCCGGTCATAGAGATAGATCCCGGCAGGGAGGTAGAAATAGTAATAATAAAAGGCGGAAAGCTGACTCCTCAGGAAAATAAGGGCAAACATCAGGAGACCGCGGATGCATCCCAGGCTAAAAAAGTAAAGACGTCAAACGTAAAATAA